A genomic segment from Streptomyces sp. NBC_00654 encodes:
- a CDS encoding response regulator transcription factor encodes MPTMTTPSPTAGGNLLVVDDEQTVRELLPTALRYAGFTVDTAATGEQALDRAAQHPPDLVLLDVMLPDMDGFEVIRRLREQPNAATTDRLGPVPVIFLTAREATRDKVNGLLLGGDDYVTKPFDLEELIARIQAILRRTKGNPHSTLKMADLELDPEGHQVTRGGVPVRLSPTEFRLLHFLLSNPGSTVSKSQILEYVWRYDFGGDPSIVDTYISYLRRKIENGGPKLIHTVHGIGYVMRGPRT; translated from the coding sequence ATGCCGACGATGACCACACCCTCTCCGACGGCCGGCGGAAACCTGCTCGTCGTGGACGACGAGCAGACCGTCCGCGAGCTGCTGCCGACCGCACTGCGCTACGCCGGCTTCACCGTGGACACGGCCGCCACCGGCGAACAGGCCCTGGACAGGGCGGCACAGCACCCACCGGACCTGGTACTGCTCGACGTGATGCTCCCGGACATGGACGGCTTCGAAGTGATTCGACGCCTGCGTGAGCAGCCGAACGCGGCCACGACCGACCGACTGGGCCCTGTTCCCGTCATCTTCCTCACCGCCCGCGAAGCGACGCGGGACAAGGTCAACGGACTTCTGCTCGGCGGAGACGACTACGTCACCAAGCCCTTCGACCTCGAAGAGCTGATAGCCCGGATACAGGCGATTCTGCGGAGGACCAAGGGGAATCCTCACTCGACCTTGAAGATGGCCGACCTCGAGCTCGACCCCGAAGGGCATCAGGTCACCCGGGGAGGCGTGCCCGTCCGCCTTTCGCCGACCGAATTCCGACTGCTGCACTTCCTTCTCTCGAACCCCGGGAGCACGGTGTCCAAGTCACAGATCCTCGAATACGTATGGCGATACGACTTCGGTGGCGACCCCAGCATCGTGGACACCTACATCAGTTACCTGCGGCGCAAGATCGAAAACGGCGGGCCGAAACTCATCCACACCGTCCACGGAATCGGATACGTGATGCGCGGCCCGCGCACGTGA